A stretch of the Acidimicrobiia bacterium genome encodes the following:
- a CDS encoding SRPBCC family protein gives MTGRTMKPITVEARLPAPPDEVFAFIADTRNDPQWCSNVETVEVIAGGAITPGTAFRFHQHFDRPGGRRMQFDVDVTIESTEGRSITWVADDRFQLRRITIAVEPAGEDSKVTQTTVATFKSPPGPARWMYPLLAKRTFKRQFAALAARYR, from the coding sequence ATGACTGGCCGCACGATGAAGCCCATCACCGTCGAGGCGCGCCTACCGGCTCCCCCGGACGAGGTGTTCGCCTTCATCGCCGACACCCGAAACGATCCGCAGTGGTGCTCCAACGTCGAAACGGTCGAAGTGATCGCCGGCGGCGCCATCACTCCAGGCACGGCCTTCCGATTCCACCAGCATTTCGACAGGCCCGGGGGGAGACGCATGCAGTTCGACGTCGACGTCACCATCGAGTCCACGGAGGGCCGGTCGATCACCTGGGTCGCCGACGATCGATTCCAGCTGCGCCGAATCACGATCGCCGTCGAGCCGGCCGGCGAGGATTCGAAGGTGACTCAGACCACCGTGGCCACGTTCAAGAGCCCACCCGGGCCGGCGAGGTGGATGTACCCGCTCCTGGCCAAGCGCACCTTCAAGCGCCAGTTCGCGGCCCTCGCCGCCCGCTATCGCTGA
- the dcd gene encoding dCTP deaminase: MILSDRDINEAISSGRIIIDPFDPSMVQPSSVDLRCDRFFRVFENHRYSIIDPKAPQLDLTKQVEAGEDDPFILHPGEFVLGSTMEIVGLADDIVARLEGKSSLGRLGLLIHSTAGFVDAGFKGQVTLELSNVANLPIAIYPGMAIGQVSFYELKSPAEAPYGSQGLGSKYMNQAGPTASRMHESFEG; the protein is encoded by the coding sequence ATGATCCTGTCCGACCGCGACATCAACGAGGCGATCTCGTCCGGCCGGATCATCATCGACCCGTTCGATCCGTCGATGGTCCAGCCGTCGTCCGTCGACCTGCGTTGCGACAGGTTCTTCCGTGTGTTCGAGAACCACCGCTACTCGATCATCGATCCCAAGGCACCCCAGCTCGATCTGACGAAGCAGGTGGAGGCGGGCGAGGACGACCCGTTCATCCTCCACCCGGGTGAGTTCGTGCTCGGGTCGACCATGGAGATCGTCGGACTGGCAGACGACATCGTCGCCCGCCTCGAGGGCAAGTCGAGTCTCGGCAGGCTCGGCCTGCTCATACACTCGACGGCGGGCTTCGTCGACGCCGGCTTCAAGGGCCAGGTGACCCTCGAGCTGTCGAACGTCGCCAACCTCCCGATCGCCATCTATCCGGGCATGGCCATCGGGCAGGTGTCGTTCTACGAGCTCAAGTCGCCCGCCGAAGCGCCGTACGGCTCGCAAGGCCTCGGCTCGAAGTACATGAACCAGGCGGGTCCCACGGCGAGCAGGATGCACGAGAGCTTCGAGGGATGA
- a CDS encoding ABC transporter ATP-binding protein, whose protein sequence is MSLELRNVTKRYPGGAVGAAGVSVTIDPGQLVAFFGPSGSGKTSLLHIAGVLQPPDEGEVFLDGERVDTLEEDAAAVLRRTKLGFVFQTAGLLALLSAEENVDVSLRLIGVGGREGREKVGAALAAVGMEGRLGHRPDELSGGEQQRVAIARALVHGPGYILADEPTGELDTGTGAAVLDLLEGISRNGTAVLIATHDPAALELADRAYFVRDGALHEPDRGELSMWLTEGTTFTP, encoded by the coding sequence GTGAGCCTCGAGCTGCGCAACGTGACGAAGCGCTACCCGGGCGGCGCGGTCGGGGCAGCCGGCGTCAGTGTCACGATCGACCCGGGCCAGCTGGTCGCCTTCTTCGGGCCCTCGGGTTCCGGCAAGACATCCCTTCTGCACATCGCCGGCGTCCTACAGCCGCCGGACGAGGGAGAAGTCTTCCTCGACGGCGAGCGCGTCGACACGCTCGAGGAGGATGCCGCCGCGGTACTGAGGAGAACGAAGCTCGGCTTCGTGTTCCAGACGGCCGGCCTGCTGGCGCTGCTGTCGGCAGAGGAGAACGTCGACGTCTCGCTGCGGCTGATCGGGGTCGGGGGCCGTGAGGGGCGGGAGAAGGTCGGCGCGGCGCTCGCCGCGGTCGGGATGGAGGGGAGGTTGGGGCACAGGCCCGACGAGTTGTCGGGCGGCGAGCAGCAGCGGGTCGCCATCGCCAGGGCTCTGGTCCACGGACCGGGGTACATCCTCGCCGACGAGCCGACCGGGGAGCTGGACACGGGCACGGGGGCAGCCGTTCTCGACCTGCTCGAGGGGATCTCTCGAAACGGGACGGCCGTGCTGATCGCCACTCACGATCCGGCGGCCCTCGAGCTGGCCGACAGGGCGTACTTCGTGCGAGACGGTGCCCTCCACGAGCCCGACAGGGGCGAGCTCAGCATGTGGCTCACCGAAGGAACGACGTTCACGCCGTGA
- a CDS encoding ABC transporter ATP-binding protein, with protein MALIIDCRNLIKIHKQGNLEVVALQGLDFVMEEGEFVAVVGRSGAGKSTLLQILAGLESPSAGKAHVAGTDLEDVTQSGLVKHYRRNVGFLWQDFTRNLLPYLKAAQNVELPMLMAGVSRKVRRQRTEGLLEATGLRSKAYARVATMSGGEQQRLALCVALALGPRLLLADEPTGELDTETGLEVYELLRRMSHEGGLSVLVVTHDVALAVRSDRVVRLEDGRTATERRKGASEVLTVDERGGVRLPRDLLLQAGIGRHVRAQTTEDGILLSPEEAAGEVGS; from the coding sequence ATGGCGCTGATCATCGACTGCCGCAACCTCATCAAGATCCACAAGCAGGGAAACCTCGAGGTGGTGGCGCTCCAAGGCCTCGACTTCGTGATGGAGGAGGGAGAGTTCGTCGCTGTGGTAGGCAGGTCGGGAGCCGGCAAGTCCACGCTTCTGCAGATCCTCGCCGGTCTCGAGTCTCCGTCCGCAGGCAAGGCGCACGTCGCCGGGACCGACCTGGAGGACGTGACGCAGTCGGGCCTCGTGAAGCACTACAGGCGCAATGTCGGGTTCCTCTGGCAGGACTTCACCCGCAACCTCCTTCCTTACCTGAAGGCCGCCCAGAACGTCGAGCTGCCGATGCTGATGGCCGGCGTCTCACGCAAGGTGCGCAGACAGCGCACGGAGGGGTTGCTCGAGGCCACCGGCCTCCGCAGCAAGGCGTACGCAAGGGTGGCGACGATGTCGGGCGGCGAGCAGCAGCGGCTCGCCTTGTGCGTTGCGCTCGCCCTCGGCCCCCGCTTGTTGCTGGCAGACGAGCCGACGGGTGAGCTCGACACCGAGACGGGCCTCGAGGTGTACGAACTGCTGCGCCGCATGTCACACGAAGGCGGCTTGTCCGTCCTGGTCGTGACCCACGACGTCGCCCTTGCGGTGCGCTCCGACAGGGTGGTGCGGCTCGAAGACGGCAGGACCGCAACCGAACGGCGCAAAGGAGCATCGGAGGTGCTGACCGTCGACGAGCGAGGAGGGGTGCGCCTGCCGCGCGACCTACTCCTCCAAGCGGGGATCGGGCGCCACGTCAGGGCGCAGACGACCGAGGACGGGATCCTCCTCTCGCCCGAGGAGGCGGCGGGCGAGGTGGGATCGTGA